The window TTGTCATCGGGGGCATAAGTGTGACTGTCGCTGAGTGCGCTCTGGCAGCCGTAACGACGTGCTTAGTAATCCCGGCGTGTCGCGACGCGCTGATTGATTTAGTTAGAGCAGGTGTTAGAGAGATCGGTAAATGCATCGATAAATGCCGTCCAAAGAGGGTGAGGTGCAAGCCATGCGTTCCGCCGGCTGGCACTACAATGTATCGCATTGACTTTGTTCCGCCCTCACGTCCTCACTGGCCGTACACTGGTACCCACACGCACCACTACGTAGTGATGCAGAGTCCGGTTACAGCTCCGGTGCCATGCTTTTGCTGGCCACATAAGACTGGGGTGACTGATGGAATAAGTCCCTACCCGGGAGAGATCCCGTATGTAGAGCCAGGTGGCGGAGGTGTGGAGTACTATTAGAAGCACATATGCCTGCGCAATGGCGGTATTATTCAGGAGAGGTTGTAATGGTTGGGGATTACGTGCGCGAACACGGCGCAGTGGGCATCGTAGAAATGATTATCCAGCCAGCGACAAAATTGTCCGAGTGCTTCCATTGTCCCGAAGGCGGCGTTATGCTCCTGTTTGCTGATGGAGGCCGGTTGTTGATGGAGCCTCCGGACGGG of the Limisphaera ngatamarikiensis genome contains:
- a CDS encoding RHS repeat-associated core domain-containing protein yields the protein MSASTGTETARYEYGPFGEPLRMTGPVAGSNPFRFSTKRTEDGTGLVLYEYRAYSPTSGRWLSRDVIGESGGVSLYGFVGNEPSQLVDKDGRAAVIVIGGISVTVAECALAAVTTCLVIPACRDALIDLVRAGVREIGKCIDKCRPKRVRCKPCVPPAGTTMYRIDFVPPSRPHWPYTGTHTHHYVVMQSPVTAPVPCFCWPHKTGVTDGISPYPGEIPYVEPGGGGVEYY